The Holophagales bacterium genome has a segment encoding these proteins:
- a CDS encoding DUF2279 domain-containing protein: protein MAGGFTAVFLGLEYAAFWSNETLNGKFQFANEHWFGQTTYAGGADKASHVLGGYIAGRVLDWGLQWSGSPPAKSQLLSATMIAVTGTLIEVGDAYHGFGFSWQDALLTAAGGVAGSVLAATKLDDTITMRFGMVGIDRPDDPSLAPYEPNHYSGEVYTLDLRMAGLLPRLGKPPGFARFLLASLTYGSKGYQWVDERYRQRRIGFEIGIDTYEVGLALGLTPDTWYGAPILGFLRYFRLPFTGIGFQYELNSRRWMGPNSFYSYDQ, encoded by the coding sequence GTGGCGGGCGGCTTCACGGCGGTCTTCCTCGGTCTCGAGTACGCCGCCTTCTGGTCGAACGAGACCCTGAACGGCAAGTTCCAGTTCGCCAACGAGCACTGGTTCGGCCAGACGACCTACGCCGGCGGCGCCGACAAGGCCTCGCACGTCCTGGGCGGCTACATCGCCGGCCGCGTCCTGGACTGGGGCCTGCAGTGGAGCGGAAGCCCTCCGGCGAAATCGCAGCTCCTCTCTGCCACGATGATCGCGGTCACCGGGACGCTCATCGAGGTGGGCGACGCCTACCACGGGTTCGGCTTCTCCTGGCAGGATGCCCTGCTCACGGCGGCCGGAGGCGTCGCCGGCTCGGTTCTCGCCGCCACGAAGCTCGACGACACCATCACGATGCGGTTCGGAATGGTCGGCATCGATCGCCCGGACGACCCTTCGCTCGCCCCTTACGAGCCGAATCACTACTCCGGGGAGGTCTACACGCTCGACCTGCGCATGGCCGGCCTCCTCCCGCGGCTCGGAAAGCCCCCCGGCTTCGCCCGGTTCCTCCTGGCGTCGCTGACCTACGGCTCGAAGGGCTACCAATGGGTCGACGAGAGATACCGCCAGCGGCGGATCGGGTTCGAGATCGGCATCGACACCTACGAGGTGGGCCTGGCGCTCGGCCTCACGCCCGACACCTGGTACGGCGCCCCGATCCTCGGCTTCCTGCGCTACTTCCGCCTGCCGTTCACCGGGATCGGCTTCCAGTACGAGCTGAACTCGAGGCGGTGGATGGGCCCGAACTCCTTCTACTCGTACGACCAGTAG
- a CDS encoding serine/threonine protein kinase yields the protein MNPSRIGRYEILRPLGKGAMGIVYLARDPQIERTLALKTVRFDGPSQSFSVSEAKARFLKEAKISGRLQHPNIVTVFDVGEDEGMLYLAMEYISGGALNQRLTDGVEFPIADRIRILSEVADALAHAHQRGVIHRDVKPANILLTEASVAKVTDFGIGKLLTGDTDLTSTGQMVGSPAYMSPEQIRGDKLDVRSDIFSLGVVLYQTLTLKKPFPADTLTTLVYQILNNQPEDPLVHNEELPPEITQIALKCLAKSREDRYGDAVELADDLRALIGIAPLVSTSGLTESKVGRARKLAVAAATTATPTMQMPAAASPRGMTGTQASKAGGPAADVSGSRRMARTGGRTSTTSSQHSPAAIAGAAAGGLLLTGIIVGGFYFLRGQGLLGRGGAVPPVGPVPTATATPESGAAVSPTPSAEPGASPVAAEPTPGPEPTPTLPAGVPGPLTGRTAVPTRPARPKPTPTATPVPTPAPTQTPTPTPTPFVRPDATYITRRFVKINTSPSQARVFLNGRYIGISDDWDDAGGGALLTFPSDGRQRLRLTYPGRKDAIVDVLVAPNAVEDRVEIDRSLDKGSPAGPSGPAGKISRPDYQTTGLVRLEVEPPSATVIVDGHDMGPASRYLTQDMQLKEQGVYDVILTAPGYQPRVVRVLVSLSTGKERAIIREKLRKP from the coding sequence GTGAACCCCTCCCGGATCGGCCGCTACGAGATCCTGCGCCCCCTCGGGAAGGGGGCGATGGGAATCGTCTACCTCGCGCGCGATCCGCAGATCGAACGGACCCTCGCGCTGAAGACCGTCCGGTTCGACGGACCCTCCCAGAGCTTCAGCGTCTCCGAGGCCAAGGCCCGCTTCCTGAAGGAAGCGAAGATCTCGGGGCGGCTGCAGCACCCGAACATCGTCACGGTGTTCGACGTCGGCGAGGACGAGGGGATGCTCTATCTCGCGATGGAGTACATCTCGGGCGGCGCCCTCAATCAGCGCCTGACCGACGGCGTCGAGTTCCCCATCGCCGACCGGATCCGGATCCTCTCCGAGGTGGCCGACGCCCTCGCTCACGCCCACCAGCGCGGCGTCATTCACCGCGACGTCAAACCCGCGAACATCCTCCTCACCGAAGCCTCCGTCGCCAAGGTGACCGACTTCGGGATCGGGAAGCTCCTGACGGGCGACACGGACCTGACGTCGACCGGGCAGATGGTCGGCTCTCCGGCCTACATGTCTCCCGAGCAGATCCGGGGCGACAAGCTCGACGTGAGGAGCGACATCTTCTCCCTCGGCGTGGTCCTCTACCAGACGCTGACGCTGAAGAAGCCCTTCCCGGCCGACACGCTGACGACGCTCGTCTACCAGATCCTCAACAACCAGCCGGAAGATCCGCTCGTCCACAACGAGGAGCTTCCCCCCGAGATCACGCAGATCGCGTTGAAGTGCCTCGCCAAGAGCCGGGAGGACCGCTACGGCGACGCGGTGGAGCTGGCCGACGACCTGCGCGCCCTCATCGGGATCGCCCCGCTCGTCTCGACCTCGGGCCTCACGGAAAGCAAGGTCGGCCGCGCCAGGAAGCTGGCCGTCGCGGCGGCGACGACCGCCACCCCGACGATGCAGATGCCGGCGGCGGCGTCCCCTCGCGGGATGACCGGTACCCAGGCTTCGAAGGCCGGCGGCCCTGCAGCCGACGTCTCCGGGTCGCGGCGCATGGCGAGAACCGGCGGACGGACTTCGACGACGTCCTCGCAGCACAGCCCGGCGGCGATCGCCGGAGCGGCCGCCGGCGGGCTCCTGCTGACCGGGATCATCGTCGGCGGGTTCTATTTCCTGCGTGGCCAGGGCCTCCTCGGCCGTGGCGGCGCCGTGCCGCCCGTCGGACCCGTTCCCACCGCGACGGCGACTCCCGAGTCCGGCGCCGCCGTCTCCCCGACTCCCTCGGCAGAACCCGGCGCGTCGCCGGTCGCGGCCGAGCCGACCCCTGGGCCGGAGCCCACGCCCACCCTGCCCGCCGGCGTTCCCGGACCATTGACGGGGCGAACCGCCGTGCCGACCCGCCCGGCCAGGCCGAAGCCGACTCCCACGGCCACGCCCGTCCCGACGCCGGCCCCGACCCAGACACCGACGCCGACGCCGACTCCGTTCGTCCGTCCCGACGCGACCTACATCACGCGCCGGTTCGTGAAGATCAACACGTCGCCCTCACAGGCCCGCGTCTTCCTCAACGGCCGCTACATCGGCATCTCCGACGACTGGGACGACGCCGGCGGCGGCGCCCTCCTGACCTTCCCGTCCGACGGACGGCAACGGCTTCGTCTCACCTACCCCGGCCGCAAGGACGCCATCGTCGACGTCCTCGTCGCCCCGAACGCCGTCGAAGATCGCGTCGAAATCGATCGCTCGCTCGACAAGGGGTCACCCGCCGGGCCGTCGGGCCCCGCCGGAAAGATCTCCCGCCCCGACTACCAGACCACCGGCCTGGTCCGGCTCGAAGTGGAACCGCCGTCCGCGACGGTGATCGTGGACGGACACGACATGGGCCCCGCGTCGCGGTACCTGACCCAGGACATGCAACTCAAGGAGCAGGGGGTTTACGACGTCATCCTGACGGCCCCCGGATACCAGCCCCGGGTGGTTCGCGTCCTCGTCTCCCTGTCCACGGGGAAGGAGCGGGCGATCATCCGCGAAAAGCTCCGGAAACCCTGA
- a CDS encoding DUF883 family protein, which yields MAETTDAAKMVDEKIDATREGFGGRVKEKMGEVAEGVKTRAGALRDKIRDTDWDEVTEKATDYVRQNPGKSLAIALGVGFALGLLLRRRSDD from the coding sequence ATGGCCGAGACGACCGATGCCGCGAAGATGGTCGACGAGAAGATCGACGCCACCCGCGAAGGGTTCGGCGGACGCGTGAAGGAGAAGATGGGCGAGGTTGCGGAAGGCGTGAAGACCCGCGCAGGCGCCCTTCGCGACAAGATCCGCGACACGGACTGGGACGAGGTCACCGAGAAGGCGACCGACTACGTGCGGCAGAACCCCGGCAAGTCGCTCGCCATCGCTCTCGGCGTCGGCTTCGCGCTCGGGCTCCTCCTGCGCCGGCGGAGCGACGACTGA
- a CDS encoding MBL fold metallo-hydrolase: MKIGFHGAARTVTGSKYLLTLDHYRLLVDCGLFQGGFEMHQRNWRPLPFSPASVNDVLFTHAHIDHTGYFPRLAADGFTGRALATPPTKALLGVLLPDSGGLQEEEARYANKKGFSRHQPARPLYTEEDAKKSLQLLNRMEFGQETTVHKGMKVKLHRAGHILGAAFAEIRYRDPEADWKTLVFSGDLGRRGVPILHDPEPLPACDVLVCESTYGDRLHEATDPKEQLRRELEEAFRRGGFAVIPAFAVGRTQEILYHLFELFEEKRLPRVPVFVDSPMANSVVELYCRYASEHDVEMDALEAASGSPLQTPYFTVVRKRDESKKLNDHPGPGVVISASGMATGGRVLHHLLHRLPDPRNTVIFVGYQAEGSLGRRLLEGETEVRVLGEGLTVKAAIRKIPALSAHADADEIIAWIRSAPTPPKRVYLTHGEPAAQDTFAARLRLELGLDVHVPEPDDVVEV, translated from the coding sequence ATGAAGATCGGCTTTCACGGTGCGGCCCGTACGGTGACCGGCTCGAAGTACCTCCTCACCCTCGACCACTACCGCCTCCTCGTCGACTGCGGCCTCTTCCAGGGCGGCTTCGAGATGCACCAGCGCAACTGGAGGCCGCTGCCGTTCAGCCCGGCCTCCGTGAACGACGTCCTCTTCACCCACGCGCACATCGACCACACCGGGTACTTCCCCCGGCTGGCCGCCGACGGCTTCACGGGCCGGGCGCTGGCGACCCCGCCGACGAAGGCGCTCCTGGGCGTCCTCCTCCCCGATTCCGGAGGGCTGCAGGAAGAAGAGGCGCGGTACGCGAACAAGAAGGGGTTCTCCCGGCACCAGCCCGCCAGGCCGCTCTACACCGAGGAGGACGCGAAGAAGTCGCTCCAGCTCCTCAACCGGATGGAGTTCGGCCAGGAGACGACGGTCCACAAGGGAATGAAGGTGAAGCTCCACCGGGCCGGCCACATCCTCGGGGCCGCCTTCGCCGAGATTCGCTACCGGGACCCGGAAGCCGACTGGAAGACCCTCGTTTTCTCCGGCGACCTGGGGCGCCGGGGCGTCCCGATCCTCCACGACCCGGAGCCGCTTCCGGCCTGCGACGTCCTCGTCTGCGAGTCGACCTACGGCGACCGGCTCCACGAGGCGACCGACCCGAAGGAGCAGCTTCGCCGCGAGCTCGAGGAGGCCTTTCGGCGCGGCGGCTTCGCCGTCATCCCCGCCTTCGCCGTGGGGCGGACACAGGAGATCCTCTACCACCTCTTCGAGCTCTTCGAGGAGAAGCGCCTGCCGAGGGTCCCGGTCTTCGTCGACTCCCCGATGGCCAATTCCGTCGTCGAGCTCTACTGCCGCTACGCCTCCGAGCACGACGTCGAGATGGACGCGCTCGAGGCGGCCTCCGGATCGCCCCTGCAGACCCCTTACTTCACCGTCGTGAGGAAGCGGGACGAGTCGAAGAAGCTGAACGACCACCCCGGGCCCGGCGTCGTCATCTCCGCTTCCGGCATGGCCACGGGTGGCCGGGTCCTGCACCACCTCCTCCACCGCCTGCCCGATCCCCGCAACACGGTCATCTTCGTCGGATACCAGGCCGAGGGATCGCTCGGGCGGCGGCTCCTGGAAGGGGAGACCGAGGTGAGGGTCCTCGGCGAGGGGCTCACCGTGAAGGCGGCCATCAGGAAGATCCCGGCCCTCTCGGCGCACGCCGACGCCGACGAGATCATCGCGTGGATCCGCTCGGCGCCCACGCCGCCGAAGCGCGTCTACCTGACTCACGGCGAGCCGGCCGCGCAGGACACCTTCGCAGCCCGGCTCCGGCTGGAGCTCGGACTGGACGTTCACGTCCCCGAGCCCGACGACGTCGTGGAGGTCTGA
- a CDS encoding YihY/virulence factor BrkB family protein, with the protein MRSFLDGRGVALSAGLAYSSLLSFIPLVVAVTVLTSTFFGEAGGRGFYRLLRFFVPGTSREVLRGVEALVDEAQAASWIATALLALTSLRVYFDVEGAANHLWGTLRPRPIRQRLSLAVLVVVFGPVALGVVTSLLLESGLPLTQLHVRGLFASMAALTLIYKVVPSARVRWGAAAAAGFVAGAGLTALRQAFTLGFVTLTGVERLYGTISAIAVFVIVTGFAWTILLFGFSFAHAVQFRDELLAHDAPPPAAKKARGPRGGDAAPPAPHRGVARRGLPGRLDPRRYLWKGGRRPPLPDEAPRHRGSRRRCGRLGAARPPARHDHSLRRRPGSGRSGAAGCPAGLRTRRRHPPRPLHARRRRGEGGPPGNEPRGRLPSTRPAALGGHGRRRPSPRRGGRQPGPKRFRARRDTPRGDRHGERWERRRLTKQPVTARFSAPTVGL; encoded by the coding sequence GTGAGGTCGTTCCTCGACGGGCGCGGTGTGGCGCTCTCCGCGGGCCTCGCTTATTCCTCGCTCCTCTCCTTCATCCCTCTCGTCGTCGCGGTCACCGTCCTCACCTCGACGTTCTTCGGAGAGGCGGGCGGGAGGGGCTTCTACAGGCTCCTGCGCTTCTTCGTTCCCGGCACGTCCCGCGAGGTCCTGCGCGGAGTCGAGGCCCTCGTCGACGAGGCGCAGGCGGCCTCGTGGATCGCGACGGCCCTCCTCGCCCTCACGTCCCTTCGGGTCTACTTCGACGTGGAAGGGGCCGCGAACCACCTGTGGGGGACCCTGCGCCCGAGGCCGATCCGGCAGCGGCTCTCCCTCGCCGTCCTCGTCGTCGTGTTCGGCCCGGTGGCTCTCGGCGTCGTGACGTCGCTCCTCCTCGAGAGCGGGCTCCCCCTGACCCAGCTGCACGTCCGCGGCCTCTTCGCGTCGATGGCGGCCCTGACCCTCATCTACAAGGTCGTCCCGTCCGCGCGGGTCCGGTGGGGCGCCGCGGCGGCGGCCGGCTTCGTCGCGGGAGCCGGCCTGACCGCCCTCCGGCAGGCCTTCACCCTCGGCTTCGTCACGCTCACCGGCGTCGAGAGGCTCTACGGCACGATCAGCGCCATCGCCGTCTTCGTCATCGTCACGGGCTTCGCGTGGACGATCCTCCTCTTCGGGTTCTCGTTCGCCCACGCCGTCCAGTTCCGCGACGAGCTTCTCGCCCACGACGCCCCGCCCCCGGCCGCGAAGAAAGCCCGGGGCCCTCGAGGAGGCGACGCAGCTCCTCCTGCGCCTCACCGAGGCGTGGCACGCAGGGGTCTCCCTGGACGTCTCGACCCTCGCCGATACCTGTGGAAGGGCGGTCGACGACCTCCGCTCCCGGATGAAGCGCCTCGGCACCGCGGGTCTCGTAGACGTTGCGGGCGACTCGGTGCGGCTCGCCCGCCCGCCCGACACGATCACTCTCTACGCCGTCGCCCGGGCAGTGGGCGAAGCGGCGCCGCGGGCTGTCCCGCAGGGCTCCGAACCCGCCGCCGCCATCCTCCGCGCCCTCTACATGCGCGCCGACGGCGAGGAGAGGGGGGTCCTCCAGGGAACGAGCCTCGAGGACGTCTACCGTCCACACGCCCGGCGGCGCTCGGAGGGCACGGACGGCGGCGACCTTCGCCTCGGCGCGGCGGAAGGCAGCCAGGGCCGAAGAGGTTCCGGGCACGGAGGGACACTCCCCGCGGAGACCGACACGGCGAGCGGTGGGAGCGCCGAAGATTGACGAAACAGCCGGTAACGGCTAGATTCTCCGCCCCCACGGTGGGGCTGTAG
- a CDS encoding DUF1697 domain-containing protein, with translation MPRYAAFLRAVNVGGRVVKMERLRQLFEETGFTGVSTHIASGNVLFTAGRGRPATFEAKIETSLALALGWEVATFLRTPAELSAVAAHEPFAAEDVGEAQGVYVGFLKEPPTPEQHALVHGFRTPTDELAVSGREVWWLCRIRSSDSDFSGGKLEKALGLKATFRNLTTVRAMAARLSA, from the coding sequence GTGCCCCGGTACGCCGCCTTCCTCCGTGCCGTGAACGTCGGCGGACGTGTCGTGAAGATGGAGCGGCTGCGGCAGCTCTTCGAGGAGACGGGGTTCACGGGCGTCTCGACGCACATCGCCAGCGGGAACGTCCTCTTCACGGCCGGACGGGGCCGCCCGGCGACGTTCGAGGCGAAGATCGAGACGTCGCTGGCGCTGGCGCTCGGCTGGGAGGTGGCGACGTTCCTCCGGACCCCCGCCGAGCTCTCGGCCGTGGCCGCGCACGAGCCCTTCGCCGCCGAGGACGTCGGCGAGGCCCAGGGGGTCTACGTCGGGTTCCTGAAGGAGCCGCCGACCCCCGAGCAGCACGCCCTCGTCCACGGGTTCCGGACGCCGACCGACGAGCTCGCCGTGAGCGGGCGCGAGGTGTGGTGGCTCTGCCGCATCCGTTCGTCCGACTCGGACTTCTCGGGGGGAAAGCTCGAGAAGGCTCTCGGCCTGAAGGCGACGTTCCGGAACCTCACGACCGTGCGGGCCATGGCCGCGAGGCTCTCGGCCTGA
- a CDS encoding VIT family protein, protein MHASSLTPARYSRHLELHRSDRIGWLRASVLGANDGLISTASLVVGVAAAGAAPGAIIVSAVAGLLAGAMSMAAGEYVSVSSQSDTERADLERERGELATDEHGERAELAGIYVGRGLDPELAARVAGQLMAHDALGAHARDELGIHDLTAARPLQAALASAASFAVGAALPVLAVALVPRSGLVPTMVAMTLVLLAALGGLAARVGGASVAIGAGRVTFWGAVAMAVTAAAGALFGGVG, encoded by the coding sequence ATGCACGCCTCGTCCCTCACCCCGGCCCGCTACTCGCGCCACCTCGAGCTTCACCGCAGCGACCGCATCGGGTGGCTCCGCGCCTCCGTCCTCGGGGCGAACGACGGCCTCATCTCCACCGCCAGCCTCGTCGTCGGCGTCGCCGCGGCCGGGGCCGCTCCCGGAGCGATCATCGTCTCTGCCGTCGCGGGCCTGCTGGCCGGAGCCATGTCGATGGCCGCCGGCGAGTACGTCTCCGTCAGCTCCCAGTCCGACACGGAGCGGGCCGATCTCGAACGGGAGCGCGGCGAGCTCGCCACCGACGAGCACGGCGAGCGCGCCGAGCTGGCCGGCATCTACGTCGGCCGCGGCCTCGACCCAGAGCTGGCCGCCAGGGTCGCCGGCCAGCTCATGGCGCACGACGCGCTCGGCGCCCACGCCCGTGATGAGCTCGGGATCCACGACCTCACCGCGGCCCGTCCGCTCCAGGCGGCCCTCGCCTCCGCCGCCAGCTTCGCGGTGGGAGCTGCCCTCCCGGTCCTCGCGGTGGCCCTGGTCCCACGGTCCGGGCTCGTCCCGACCATGGTCGCGATGACGCTCGTTCTCCTGGCGGCGCTCGGCGGCCTCGCGGCCCGGGTCGGCGGCGCCTCCGTCGCCATCGGTGCGGGACGGGTCACGTTCTGGGGGGCGGTGGCCATGGCGGTCACGGCGGCTGCGGGGGCTCTCTTCGGCGGCGTGGGCTGA
- a CDS encoding SLC13/DASS family transporter: protein MPAFPSPPASAPDEGRLSAAELRFERRRRKTGLVLGPAAFALLLAFPPPSLGTGAGTLLAVVAWVLAWWITEAVPLPVTAVLGPALTVVLGVVPVREAFAPFGDPIIFLFLGSFLLARAMSVHGLDRRLAQAVLSIPAASSSPRRVVWTFAALAAVLSMWVSNSATTAMLYPIALGVLGTMDARRGWSTPLARPLLLACAYGASVGGIGTPVGSPPNLVAIGQLSSLAGIHVGFVPWLLVALPVMLAMVGVAALVLGLPLPGGDAAKPAESVSAGLSAPMSTGERSVTAAFIVTVTLWVAPGLLSLVLGSSHPLSAALGRALPEGAVAVLGAALLFVLPGGGGERRGALTWSEATQIDWGTLLLFGGGLSLGGAMFRLGLSEALGQGLVTATGVSTTVGLTIVFSVFSIFFTEITSNTAAATMLIPLAIASAQAAGASPLEPALGCALGCSMAFMLPVATPPNAIVYGSGLVPIGTMVRAGIWMNVAACVVIPAGVLILVPLVLK from the coding sequence GTGCCGGCGTTCCCGTCCCCCCCGGCGTCCGCTCCCGATGAGGGCCGGCTCTCCGCGGCGGAGCTGCGCTTCGAGAGGCGCCGCAGGAAGACCGGGCTCGTCCTCGGCCCGGCCGCGTTCGCCCTGCTCCTCGCGTTCCCTCCGCCGAGCCTCGGGACCGGGGCCGGCACCCTCCTCGCCGTCGTCGCCTGGGTCCTCGCCTGGTGGATCACCGAGGCCGTCCCGCTCCCGGTGACGGCGGTCCTCGGGCCGGCCCTCACGGTCGTCCTCGGGGTCGTTCCCGTCCGGGAGGCGTTCGCGCCGTTCGGCGATCCCATCATCTTTCTGTTCCTGGGCTCGTTCCTCCTGGCGCGGGCGATGAGCGTGCACGGCCTCGACCGTCGCCTCGCGCAGGCGGTCCTGTCGATACCGGCCGCGAGCTCCTCCCCGAGGCGTGTCGTCTGGACGTTCGCGGCGCTCGCCGCGGTCCTCTCGATGTGGGTCTCCAACTCCGCGACGACGGCAATGCTCTATCCCATCGCGCTCGGAGTCCTCGGGACGATGGACGCCAGGAGGGGGTGGTCGACGCCCCTCGCGAGGCCGCTGCTGCTGGCGTGCGCCTACGGCGCCTCGGTCGGGGGCATCGGGACGCCCGTCGGCTCCCCGCCGAACCTGGTGGCCATCGGGCAGCTCTCGTCCCTCGCCGGAATCCACGTCGGCTTCGTGCCGTGGCTGCTCGTCGCCCTTCCCGTGATGCTGGCGATGGTCGGAGTCGCGGCGCTGGTCCTCGGGCTGCCGCTCCCTGGCGGCGACGCGGCGAAGCCGGCGGAATCCGTTTCAGCCGGCCTCTCCGCCCCGATGTCCACTGGAGAGCGGAGCGTCACCGCCGCTTTCATCGTCACCGTCACGCTCTGGGTGGCCCCGGGCCTCCTGTCCCTCGTCCTCGGCTCCAGCCATCCCCTGTCGGCGGCGCTGGGCCGCGCGCTCCCCGAGGGTGCCGTCGCGGTCCTCGGGGCCGCGCTCCTGTTCGTCCTGCCGGGCGGTGGAGGCGAGCGCCGCGGCGCGCTCACCTGGAGCGAGGCGACGCAGATCGACTGGGGAACGCTGCTCCTCTTCGGCGGCGGGCTCTCCCTCGGCGGCGCGATGTTCCGCCTGGGCCTCTCGGAGGCGCTCGGGCAGGGCCTCGTGACGGCGACCGGCGTCTCGACGACGGTCGGCCTCACCATCGTCTTTTCCGTCTTCTCGATCTTCTTCACCGAGATCACCTCGAACACGGCGGCCGCCACGATGCTGATTCCCCTGGCCATCGCGAGCGCGCAGGCCGCGGGCGCGTCGCCGCTCGAGCCGGCCCTCGGATGCGCGCTCGGGTGCAGCATGGCCTTCATGCTCCCGGTGGCGACGCCGCCCAACGCGATCGTCTACGGGTCGGGCCTCGTTCCCATCGGCACGATGGTGCGCGCCGGTATCTGGATGAACGTCGCCGCCTGCGTCGTCATCCCGGCCGGGGTCCTGATCCTGGTGCCGCTCGTCCTGAAGTAG
- a CDS encoding glutaminase, producing the protein MDTARILAEIADEVRPLVGQGRVADYIPPLADVPRDRFGMVVRTVGNEVFPIGDAGERFSIQSIAKVFSLTLAMRLEGDAVWQRVGREPSGTAFNSLVQLEVEHGIPRNPFINAGALVVLDMVLSHQAEGQDLVLDFVRHACADLSVGYDPPVAEAERATGHRNRALAHFLKSFGNLRNDPDRVLDAYFLLCSLSMSCAELAAAFQYLASGGLSAAGEEVASARQVKRVNSVMLTCGVYDEAGDYAYRVGLPAKSGVGGGVVAVMPGRFVATVWSPCLSEKGNSLAGTMALELLTTKTALSIF; encoded by the coding sequence GTGGACACCGCACGGATCCTCGCCGAGATCGCCGACGAGGTGCGGCCGCTCGTCGGGCAGGGCCGCGTCGCCGACTACATCCCGCCGCTGGCCGACGTTCCGCGCGACCGCTTCGGGATGGTCGTCCGGACGGTCGGGAACGAGGTCTTTCCGATCGGGGACGCCGGGGAGCGGTTCTCGATCCAGAGCATCGCGAAGGTCTTCAGCCTGACGCTCGCGATGCGGCTGGAGGGCGATGCCGTCTGGCAGCGCGTCGGCCGCGAGCCGTCCGGCACGGCGTTCAACTCGCTCGTCCAGCTCGAGGTCGAGCACGGAATCCCGAGGAACCCGTTCATCAACGCCGGCGCGCTCGTCGTCCTGGACATGGTCCTGAGCCACCAGGCAGAGGGGCAGGACCTCGTCCTCGACTTCGTCCGCCACGCCTGTGCAGACCTATCGGTCGGCTACGACCCGCCGGTCGCCGAGGCGGAACGGGCCACCGGGCACCGGAACCGCGCGCTCGCCCACTTCCTCAAGTCTTTCGGCAACCTGAGGAACGACCCGGACCGCGTCCTCGACGCCTACTTCCTCCTCTGCTCGCTCTCGATGAGCTGCGCAGAGCTCGCCGCCGCCTTCCAATACCTGGCCTCGGGCGGACTCTCGGCCGCCGGTGAGGAGGTCGCCTCGGCGCGGCAGGTGAAGCGCGTGAACTCCGTGATGCTGACCTGCGGCGTCTACGACGAGGCGGGCGACTACGCCTACCGGGTCGGCCTCCCGGCCAAGAGCGGCGTGGGGGGCGGCGTGGTGGCCGTCATGCCCGGCCGCTTCGTGGCGACCGTCTGGTCGCCGTGCCTCAGCGAGAAGGGAAATTCCCTCGCCGGGACGATGGCGCTCGAGCTGCTGACGACGAAGACGGCGCTGTCGATCTTCTGA
- a CDS encoding DinB family protein, with the protein MHADIDRALEDSRSATGQWRGLAGGLSHLQANWRPGPDSWSIAQCMDHLASTTGPLVPAIHAAVTRARASGRLSTGPFRYGFVATWFLRSLAPTGARRVRAPGLYRPSASDLDLAATASRFFAVQEAFEEAAASADGLDLARVRVASPALAILRLPLGTWVLATAAHTLRHLHQAQRVRADSRFPGAA; encoded by the coding sequence GTGCACGCCGACATCGATCGCGCCCTCGAGGACTCACGCTCCGCGACCGGGCAGTGGCGCGGCCTCGCCGGCGGGCTCTCGCATCTCCAGGCGAACTGGCGGCCAGGTCCCGACAGCTGGTCCATCGCGCAGTGCATGGACCACCTCGCGTCCACGACCGGGCCGCTCGTTCCCGCGATCCACGCCGCCGTGACGCGGGCGCGGGCCTCGGGTCGCCTTTCGACCGGGCCCTTTCGCTACGGCTTCGTCGCGACGTGGTTCCTCAGGTCACTGGCGCCGACCGGCGCCCGGCGCGTGCGTGCTCCGGGTCTCTATCGCCCCTCGGCGTCCGACCTCGACCTCGCAGCCACGGCCTCGCGATTCTTCGCCGTCCAGGAGGCCTTCGAGGAGGCGGCGGCGTCGGCAGACGGTCTCGACCTCGCCCGGGTTCGCGTGGCTTCGCCAGCCCTGGCCATCCTGCGGCTTCCCCTCGGCACCTGGGTCCTGGCGACAGCCGCCCACACCCTCCGGCACCTCCATCAGGCCCAGCGGGTTCGCGCCGATTCGCGGTTCCCGGGCGCGGCCTGA
- a CDS encoding lysoplasmalogenase: MLLLFATHPAPLSALFAVSAVVTVVAHACGRRALVYVFKPLSTALLLLLVAAGPSSFSSPYAVAILGGLFFSLLGDVFLMLPSDRFRSGLSSFLLAHACYVFAFLTDSPPAAPAMPFLFCFAIGCAVLALLWRGIPAHLRPAVVVYVALLLAMASQAASRAVHLQTAPAVHAFVGATLFVLSDGLLAWNRFRRPVPAAQALIHGTYFPAQWLIAISTYAAFPAA, from the coding sequence GTGCTCCTGCTGTTCGCGACGCATCCGGCTCCGTTGAGCGCGCTCTTCGCCGTTTCGGCCGTGGTGACCGTGGTGGCGCATGCCTGCGGTCGTCGCGCTCTGGTGTACGTGTTCAAGCCCCTGAGCACGGCCCTCCTGCTCCTCCTCGTGGCCGCCGGCCCCTCCTCCTTCTCCTCGCCCTATGCCGTGGCGATTCTCGGCGGCCTCTTCTTCTCGCTCCTCGGCGACGTCTTTCTCATGCTTCCGTCGGACCGCTTTCGTTCGGGCCTCTCCAGCTTCCTGCTCGCCCACGCCTGCTACGTCTTCGCGTTCCTCACCGACAGCCCGCCCGCTGCGCCGGCGATGCCCTTCCTCTTCTGTTTCGCCATCGGCTGTGCCGTGCTCGCACTGCTGTGGAGAGGCATTCCAGCGCACCTGCGTCCCGCGGTCGTCGTCTACGTGGCACTCCTTCTCGCCATGGCCTCCCAGGCCGCCAGCCGGGCCGTGCACCTTCAGACCGCTCCTGCCGTCCACGCCTTCGTCGGCGCCACCCTCTTCGTTCTCTCGGATGGGCTCCTCGCCTGGAATCGTTTCCGGAGGCCCGTTCCGGCAGCGCAGGCTCTCATCCACGGCACGTACTTCCCCGCGCAGTGGCTCATCGCCATCTCCACCTACGCGGCCTTTCCCGCTGCCTGA